From Terriglobales bacterium, the proteins below share one genomic window:
- a CDS encoding trehalose-6-phosphate synthase, which produces MVSNRLPVVLEREEASWKVQAGAGGLVSALMPAVAGARGTWIGWTGTDRDPEVERLLAAHAEPGYRLQPVFLTAEEKSGFYCGFSNEIVWPLFHDLQSRCNFEPAYWESYQRVNAKFAAVIAEASAPEDFVWVHDYHLMLAGQKLRESSARRRTGFFLHIPFPAPDIFEKLPWRRQVLEGLLAYGLVGFQTPRDLRNFANCLRRLVPQALLHRQEELVQVQTEGGSTWAGSFPIGIDFAAVERQAQAAEAAHAAARIRADLAPCQVVLGVDRLDYTKGIPERLKAFRALLRQPGVPKVTLVQVVVPSRADLPRYQELKLEVERLVSQINGEHGQTGWVPVHYLYRQLPPAELFSYYRAADVALITPLKDGMNLVAKEYCAARGDQDGVLVLSEYAGAAVELGCGAILVNPYDVEGVAAALRQALTMEAGERRARMRRMRRRVRHTNAFRWFDSFLGAAERLQMAAVAAA; this is translated from the coding sequence ATGGTCTCCAACCGCCTGCCGGTGGTTCTGGAGCGGGAGGAGGCATCCTGGAAGGTGCAGGCCGGCGCGGGGGGACTGGTCAGCGCCCTGATGCCCGCGGTGGCCGGCGCCCGCGGTACCTGGATCGGATGGACCGGCACCGACCGGGATCCGGAAGTGGAGCGCTTGCTGGCGGCGCACGCCGAGCCCGGCTACCGCCTCCAGCCCGTCTTCCTGACCGCGGAAGAGAAGTCGGGCTTCTATTGCGGCTTCTCCAACGAGATCGTCTGGCCGCTCTTCCACGATCTGCAGTCACGCTGCAATTTCGAGCCTGCGTACTGGGAAAGCTACCAGCGGGTGAATGCCAAGTTCGCCGCCGTGATCGCCGAGGCCAGCGCGCCCGAGGATTTCGTGTGGGTGCACGATTACCATCTCATGCTGGCGGGGCAGAAGCTGCGGGAGAGCAGCGCCCGGCGCCGCACCGGCTTCTTCCTGCACATCCCCTTTCCCGCGCCCGACATCTTCGAGAAGCTGCCCTGGCGGCGGCAGGTCCTGGAAGGCCTGCTGGCCTATGGCCTGGTCGGGTTCCAGACTCCGCGCGATCTGCGCAACTTCGCCAACTGCTTGCGCCGGCTGGTACCTCAGGCCCTGCTGCACCGGCAGGAAGAACTGGTGCAGGTGCAGACCGAAGGCGGCAGCACCTGGGCGGGAAGCTTCCCCATCGGCATCGATTTCGCGGCGGTGGAGCGGCAGGCGCAAGCGGCGGAGGCCGCGCACGCCGCCGCCCGCATCCGCGCCGACCTGGCTCCCTGCCAGGTGGTTCTGGGCGTGGACCGGCTGGACTACACCAAGGGCATCCCCGAGCGGCTGAAGGCCTTCCGCGCCCTGCTGCGCCAGCCCGGCGTGCCCAAGGTCACTCTGGTGCAGGTGGTGGTGCCCAGCCGCGCCGACCTGCCCCGCTACCAGGAACTCAAGCTGGAAGTGGAGCGGCTGGTGAGCCAGATCAACGGCGAGCACGGCCAGACCGGGTGGGTCCCCGTGCACTATCTCTACCGCCAGCTTCCCCCGGCGGAGCTGTTCTCCTACTACCGCGCCGCCGACGTCGCTCTCATCACCCCGCTCAAGGACGGCATGAACCTGGTGGCCAAGGAATACTGCGCCGCCCGCGGCGACCAGGACGGGGTGCTGGTGCTGAGCGAGTATGCGGGAGCGGCCGTCGAGTTGGGTTGCGGCGCCATCCTGGTGAACCCCTACGACGTGGAAGGGGTGGCGGCAGCGCTGCGCCAGGCCCTGACCATGGAGGCGGGCGAGCGCCGGGCGCGCATGCGGCGGATGCGCCGCCGGGTGCGCCACACCAACGCCTTCCGCTGGTTTGATTCCTTTCTGGGGGCCGCTGAACGGCTGCAGATGGCGGCGGTGGCCGCTGCCTGA